A single region of the Labeo rohita strain BAU-BD-2019 chromosome 3, IGBB_LRoh.1.0, whole genome shotgun sequence genome encodes:
- the LOC127161144 gene encoding zinc finger MYM-type protein 1: MQKITTFFKKQSDTANQEDIGGSRERSSIKDVVSEGQDPEGTHRSQSSDQIVRLREENETAEARKDKDDLGDLETGPKQVKLAQYPMSYFKFQMRAFNSKWYDSFVWLEYSVEKDAAFCYCCRLFGKQHTRINSDKLQNQGYKNWKKALSSFREHEKTAVHGASMASWQGFKSTKEYGDICMQLHSASINEIQERREYLRRIVAITGFLARQDIPFRGHSEKESSANQGNFLECFKLLSQFDPFLQNYTAASNSTYLSPVSQNEFIQSFAEEVTEEIRKEIKLSGMYAVMTDEAKDGKTEQLAVCVRYVNSDGKVVERFLGLQELKIFDAKTITNTIEALLDANDLGNLTCVAQTYDGASVMSGASGGVQALFRANHPEAIYIHCYAHELNLVLCCTCRAVQEAADFFDCLECVYTFFNTSLVNHEKLIAVQKQLGLPGHELAQLSRTRWSCQLASVTAMLENYSAVLTCLEEIGTPVAVGLRMKLCKFSVVYMMVMFECLLSITDGLHKYLQRVSLDLAEAVMYKEAVCNTLKAKRTDEMAQSLYNRAKAICQANGSDGQSSSPRRKQKRMKEFVVESTCGAVGTDLGSSDNLKRHLYFPCVDRMISELSQRFSSVGDSILKGVQACHPSSVTFLSQDLLNEVALHYNIALRAEEIYVAKHYLAKKNEECSIPDILSVYLLLDCDMFPSLKKLFQIVLTLPVSSCTCERSFSALRRLHTWLRRTMGQERLHNLAVLSIEKESVNSIEPGRVIDRFATLKSRRHTLILPPKK; the protein is encoded by the exons ATGCagaaaattacaacatttttcaaaaaacaatcaGACACTGCAAATCAGGAGGATATAGGAGGCTCAAGAG AGAGATCAAGCATCAAAGATGTGGTCAGTGAGGGTCAGGATCCAGAAGGTACTCACCGCTCGCAATCCAGTG ATCAAATTGTGAGGTTAAGGGAAGAGAATGAGACTGCAGAAGCCAGAAAAGACAAGGATGACCTAGGTGACCTTGAGACAGGTCCTAAACAAGTGAAACTTGCCCAATATCCAATGAGCTATTTTAAGTTTCAAATGAGAGCATTCAATTCAAAATGGTATGACAGTTTTGTCTGGCTTGAGTACTCAGTAGAAAAAGATGCAGCATTTTGCTACTGCTGTCGCCTTTTTGGAAAACAACATACTCGAATCAACAGTGACAAACTGCAGAATCAGGGCTACAAAAATTGGAAGAAAGCCCTCAGTTCATTCAGAGAACATGAAAAAACCGCTGTTCACGGTGCCAGCATGGCCTCATGGCAAGGCTTCAAGAGTACAAAAGAGTATGGTGATATATGCATGCAACTGCACTCAGCCAGTATAAATGAAATCCAGGAAAGGCGTGAATACCTACGTCGCATTGTTGCAATAACAGGATTTCTAGCAAGACAAGATATACCATTTCGTGGGCATAGTGAAAAAGAGAGCAGTGCAAATCAAGGAAATTTCTTAGAGTGCTTCAAACTACTGTCTCAGTTTGATCCATTCCTTCAGAATTACACAGCTGCCTCTAATTCAACATATCTCTCTCCAGTCTCTCAAAATGAATTCATTCAGAGCTTTGCTGAAGAGGTTACTGAGGAGATCAGAAAGGAAATTAAGTTATCTGGCATGTATGCTGTAATGACAGATGAGGCCAAAGATGGCAAGACAGAACAATTAGCTGTCTGCGTACGATATGTAAACTCAGATGGTAAAGTGGTGGAACGTTTCCTGGGCCTTCAAGAACTAAAAATTTTTGATGCAAAGACAATCACAAACACAATTGAAGCACTGCTTGATGCCAATGATTTGGGAAATCTGACATGTGTAGCTCAGACGTATGACGGTGCGTCTGTGATGAGCGGCGCATCTGGTGGTGTACAGGCTCTATTCCGAGCCAATCACCCAGAAGCAATTTACATACACTGCTACGCACATGAACTAAACCTTGTATTGTGTTGCACATGCAGGGCGGTTCAAGAAGCAGCAGATTTTTTTGACTGCCTAGAATGTGTTTACACATTTTTCAACACCTCTCTAGTAAACCATGAGAAGCTGATTGCTGTACAAAAACAGCTTGGTCTACCTGGCCATGAACTTGCTCAGCTTTCAAGAACTCGCTGGTCCTGCCAGCTTGCATCTGTTACCGCAATGCTTGAAAACTACAGTGCTGTCTTAACGTGTCTTGAAGAAATTGGAACACCTGTTGCAGTAGGTCTCAGGATGAAGTTGTGCAAGTTTTCTGTGGTCTACATGATGGTAATGTTTGAGTGTCTGTTGTCCATCACAGATGGGTTGCACAAATATCTGCAAAGAGTAAGTCTGGATTTGGCTGAAGCAGTAATGTACAAAGAAGCTGTCTGCAACACGCTGAAGGCAAAACGAACTGATGAAATGGCACAGAGCCTGTACAACAGAGCAAAGGCTATTTGTCAGGCAAATGGCAGTGATGGTCAATCCTCATCTCCGCGACGCAAACAAAAGCGAATGAAAGAATTTGTTGTTGAATCAACTTGTGGTGCTGTTGGTACTGATCTAGGAAGCTCCGACAATCTGAAGAGACATCTGTACTTCCCTTGTGTGGATCGGATGATTAGTGAGCTCAGTCAAAGGTTTTCAAGTGTAGGAGATAGTATTCTGAAGGGTGTACAGGCCTGTCACCCATCTTCAGTAACCTTCTTGTCACAGGATCTGCTCAATGAAGTTGCACTGCACTACAACATAGCGCTTCGTGCAGAAGAAATCTATGTGGCAAAACATTACCTGGCaaaaaagaatgaagaatgtagCATTCCAGATATACTCAGTGTATACCTCCTGCTGGACTGTGACATGTTCCCCTCtctcaaaaaactttttcagATTGTACTAACACTGCCTGTCAGCAGCTGTACATGTGAACGATCATTTAGTGCCCTGAGACGCCTGCACACATGGTTGAGGCGAACTATGGGTCAGGAAAGACTTCACAACCTTGCTGTTCTTTCAATTGAAAAGGAATCTGTTAACTCAATTGAGCCAGGAAGAGTAATCGACAGATTTGCTACACTCAAGTCAAGGAGACACACACTGATTCTTCCACCTAAAAAATAA